A single genomic interval of Leishmania panamensis strain MHOM/PA/94/PSC-1 chromosome 25 sequence harbors:
- a CDS encoding hypothetical protein (TriTrypDB/GeneDB-style sysID: LpmP.25.0290), which produces MAAAGRVDALFESQTRASFIDDPALYDVGECDAEDVPGISRGSWVEDEYAHSHQCRSCHDTHRLRKSLKWIEVQYIAEIESLRLHLEEAVAQRTAAVRERNDLLTSADKTMTDMLQIKQEAQALQVELVQVSQEKEQLRRCVQELQKDSAAASERFERVARFILDDTEAMERVHLEAAEKDEALLLQQLRAAEWARVEAIAHLMSGHTSKSCAATADGAAGAKCGSSCTNISSGFFPEISSPGLSEGSHERRTCSPRPSQRRSLTVPVPTQRLSYSPYSPAEHGGGQSAAATFRCTRMFTPDPAGATPGAGDDSARKSIKREEWGLEQQRSLYETQLAEERALTSEMQAEIDDLIENELVLLEANGRVALERDSAEAVVDVVRCLFQCLGTSLCSGQVVSVGGFMMDGSSPKATSTTCPGDSDGESCKGRVLPITTQASLRCGRLGDESVVCEALLSDVLSAVDEAKRGVHSLHDNIICCHAAVGSTSAQQEKMEGLLRQVLAEVASQRSKVEETHAALRRFARISTHNEDALFRAVWRMEETLRASTPVVAPVKDGEEDRRTRIANRKASLDLPMPPQTEELRGVSTADANLFTTTTAPSSTANVSNALSQLPSSGHFAAAEEALFDPRRIQMDANLAAQEMAALLHQDTPSDASDGDVLQTPYDAY; this is translated from the coding sequence ATGGCCGCTGCCGGTCGCGTTGATGCGCTGTTTGAGTCTCAGACGCGCGCCTCTTTCATCGACGACCCAGCGCTGTACGATGTTGGTGAATGCGATGCGGAGGATGTACCGGGGATATCCAGAGGCAGCTGGGTAGAGGATGAATATGCCCACTCGCACCAATGCAGGTCTTGCCACGATACTCATCGTTTGCGCAAGTCCCTCAAGTGGATAGAGGTACAATACATAGCCGAAATAGAGTCCTTGCGGCTGCACCTAgaggaagcggtggcgcagcgcaccgcaGCTGTGAGGGAGCGAAACGATCTGCTGACCTCCGCTGACAAGACAATGACGGACATGCTACAGATAAAGCAAGAGGCGCAGGCACTCCAGGTGGAGCTGGTGCAAGTGTCGCAGGAGAAAGAGCAACTACGGCGGTGTGTGCAGGAACTACAGAAGGacagtgccgctgccagcgagCGATTCGAGAGAGTTGCACGGTTCATCCTTGATGACACAGAGGCAATGGAGCGTGTTCACCTCGAGGCTGCGGAGAAGGACGAGGCTCTgttgctccagcagctgcgcgcagcCGAGTGGGCGAGAGTTGAGGCAATTGCGCACCTGATGTCCGGGCACACTTCGAAGAGTtgcgccgccacagctgATGGGGCTGCTGGTGCTAAATGTGGCAGTTCCTGCACGAACATCTCGAGCGGCTTCTTTCCAGAGATCTCGTCACCGGGGTTGTCGGAGGGGAGCCATGAGCGACGCACGTGTTCACCACGTccctcgcagcggcggtcgCTGACGGTGCCTGTGCCCACTCAGCGTCTTTCATACTCTCCCTATTCTCCAGCAGAGCACGGTGGAGGacagagcgctgctgccacatTCCGTTGCACTCGGATGTTTACCCCTGACCCAGCTGGAGCCACACCAGGCGCTGGCGATGATTCAGCGCGTAAGAGCatcaagagagaagagtggggcctcgagcagcagcgcagttTGTATGAGACGCAGCTGGCTGAGGAGCGCGCCTTGACAAGTGAGATGCAGGCGGAAATAGACGACCTAATCGAGAACGAACTCGTGCTGCTGGAAGCGAATGGTCGTGTAGCCCTGGAGAGGGATTCAGCGGAGGCCGTTGTCGATGTTGTGCGGTGCCTCTTTCAGTGCCTCGGCACATCGCTTTGTTCAGGGCAAGTGGTGTCAGTGGGGGGCTTCATGATGGACGGGTCATCACCGAAGGCCACATCGACGACTTGCCCCGGTGACAGCGACGGTGAATCGTGCAAAGGTCGCGTGTTGCCGATTACAACGCAGGCGTCGCTGAGATGTGGAAGGCTCGGAGACGAATCTGTTGTATgtgaagcgctgctgtcggATGTGCTCAGCGCTGTGGATGAGGCGAAGCGAGGCGTGCACAGCCTTCACGATAATATCAtctgctgccacgccgctgTGGGCAGCACTAGTGCACAGCAAGAGAAGATGGAGGGTCTTCTTCGTCAAGTACTCGCAGAGGTGGCGAGCCAACGCAGCAAGGTTGAGGAAACGCACGCCGCGTTGCGTCGGTTTGCTCGCATCTCAACACACAACGAAGACGCGCTGTTCCGCGCGGTGTGGCGAATGGAGGAGACGTTGAGGGCATCAACGCCAGTCGTGGCTCCTGTGaaagatggagaagaggatAGGCGGACACGCATTGCAAACCGAAAAGCCTCTCTGGACCTGCCAATGCCGCCGCAgacagaggagctgcgagGTGTCAGCACCGCAGATGCCAATCTCTTcacgaccaccaccgcaccctCATCCACGGCGAACGTCTCGAATGCGCTTTCGCAGCTGCCATCAAGTGGGCACTTTGCTGCAGCGGAAGAGGCTCTATTCGATCCACGTCGCATTCAAATGGACGCCAACTTGGCAGCgcaggagatggcggcgctcctccaccaaGACACGCCCAGCGATGCCTCCGACGGGGACGTCCTGCAGACGCCGTATGACGCCTATTAG
- a CDS encoding hypothetical protein (TriTrypDB/GeneDB-style sysID: LpmP.25.0260), whose protein sequence is MLVCVREFDKSELSAWNRKSVTPQHFERYYSLYATETSVTIVDVGDSRARKTVNYDVLTRSSMQLHEQVVEPLLMTVLTPNRASQAVVVIDGQSWHRRYTLLDPVEGLLARTARAAVAHPDITSVSVSAVTLEDNNTLTDIMPDRNFDAAGGQPTILEDTREQFTSVEDAHYIVLDSESTWDGVLRRMTAAFPELKHQVISFIFAFHESTGLPNTTMQFVSFTVNEVARGMKSSRHAVSSAAALVECRSPTVTFTATKLLYLLKPTLLGQQPGVWVACFSPVSLLEATETETFQEAFAVAQTAARLYSSRIAVLSGCDFPPVGGHVSPIVGANAVRDCAVESVPLPGVEGGAVHTTAAPFRSSPREKPQASFMAASRGTSENRQRDDSAHRAAVQHHLVDTPAAMQERIDESAYSCAAASSAAPSSDNSRGANDQCAVPAEPEAQGAPAPREAIQRGASEERAAARYELDTYRAVMERAMGKLRAEMRQYAGELRDAKEEVKRQKKKSRELQSELDAALSSYDAAVSENEELRRELRSQHHMFEDRLFGMLQGNLSGPAAQQLRDKQQGERQAMMTQDPDDQTARVLRSDLALRDARVKELTELVGLHQSEIQVHVANEQRYRQRILDLESELREKEREAIADKAAVKEARRAADAVQAAAEALPALSRAAQMSSATAQEDLRSVEERATELEYRLRDTLDELQSERTRRLRLEHLMKRREEEEVAQAAPQEDDNRLRDLQHTYEMQLRELKAEMTDFRAEVLQHLPKASVPPNLGGASTNATTPVGRQGRDDPAGVNLQRLTPPCVSPIPDASSTNFLHARDDVSVQSHEGTSTAAALLQQRRQRSVQSFEEFMQEEPQYKLHRAPYLRRRPRPPAA, encoded by the coding sequence ATGCTtgtctgcgtgcgtgagTTCGACAAGTCCGAGCTATCGGCGTGGAATCGCAAGTCGGTCACTCCGCAGCATTTCGAGCGTTACTACTCTCTTTACGCGACTGAGACCAGCGTCACCATCGTGGATGTCGGGGACAGTCGCGCGCGTAAAACGGTGAACTACGATGTGCTCACTAGATCGTcgatgcagctgcacgagcagGTCGTCGAGCCGCTCCTCATGACAGTGCTGACCCCCAACCGCGCGTCACAAGCAGTTGTCGTGATTGATGGTCAGTCTTGGCATCGTCGCTACACGCTACTAGATCCCGTAGAGGGCCTCCTGGCGCGCACCGCAcgcgccgctgttgcccaTCCAGATATCACCTCCGTGTCTGTGAGCGCTGTCACGCTGGAGGACAACAACACACTGACCGATATCATGCCAGACCGGAACTTCGATGCCGCGGGTGGCCAGCCAACCATACTCGAGGACACACGGGAGCAGTTCACATCGGTCGAGGACGCGCACTACATTGTGTTGGACTCAGAATCCACCTGGGAcggcgtgctgcgccgcatgaCTGCCGCCTTCCCCGAGCTCAAGCATCAGGTCATTAGTTTCATTTTCGCGTTTCATGAGTCGACCGGCTTGCCTAACACCACCATGCAGTTTGTGTCCTTCACGGTGAACGAGGTCGCACGTGGGATGAAGTCGTCTCGGCACGCTGTCTCTTCGGCGGCGGCCTTGGTGGAGTGCCGCTCACCAACGGTCACCTTCACGGCAACCAAGTTGCTTTATCTTTTGAAGCCGACGCTGCTAGGCCAGCAACCGGGTGTGTGGGTTGCGTGCTTTTCCCCCGTCAGCTTGCTAGAGGCAACGGAGACGGAGACATTCCAAGAGGCGTTCGCCGTGGCGCAAACGGCCGCGCGGCTGTACAGCTCCCGCATTGCTGTTCTAAGCGGATGTGATTTTCCTCCGGTTGGCGGCCATGTCTCGCCGATAGTGGGTGCGAACGCCGTGCGCGATTGTGCCGTTGAATCTGTGCCGTTGCCAGGCGTGGAAGGCGGAGCTGTTCACACGACTGCTGCGCCGTTCCGGTCAAGCCCTAGAGAAAAGCCGCAGGCTTCTTTCATGGCTGCATCTCGCGGTACGTCGGAGAATCGCCAGCGTGACGATTCCGCTCACCGCGCCGCTGTTCAGCACCACCTTGTGGACACGCCTGCCGCCATGCAGGAGCGAATTGATGAGAGCGCCTacagctgcgctgctgcgtcgtcggcggcgccCTCTTCAGACAACTCAAGGGGCGCAAATGATCAGTGTGCAGTGCCGGCAGAACCAGAGGCGCAGGGggcacctgcacctcgcGAGGCGATCCAACGTGGCGCCTCGGAAGagcgcgcagccgcacgGTACGAGCTTGACACATATCGTGCGGTGATGGAGCGGGCTATGGGCAAGCTACGCGCCGAGATGCGCCAGTACGCGGGCGAGTTGCGCGACGCGAAGGAAGAGGTAAagcggcagaagaagaagagccgTGAGCTGCAGTCAGAACTGGACGCGGCGCTGTCATCCTATGATGCTGCTGTCAGCGAGAACGAAGAACTGCGCCGGGAGCTTCGTTCCCAGCATCACATGTTTGAAGACAGGCTTTTCGGGATGTTGCAGGGAAACTTGTCCGGCCCAGCAGCACAACAACTAAGGGACAAGcaacagggagagagacaggcgATGATGACCCAAGATCCAGATGACCAGACGGCACGCGTTCTGCGAAGCGATTTGGCACTCCGTGATGCACGCGTGAAGGAGTTGACGGAGCTCGTTGGGCTTCACCAGAGTGAGATTCAGGTGCACGTGGCGAACGAGCAGAGGTATCGGCAGCGAATTCTCGATCTCGAATCGGAGTTGcgcgagaaagagcgagaggccaTTGCCGACAAGGCGGCTGTAAAGGAGGCGCGGCGTGCGGCAGACGCTGTacaggcagcagctgaggcgctgccagcgctgtcacGCGCCGCACAgatgagcagcgccaccgcacaaGAGGACCTACGTAGCGTGGAGGAGCGTGCCACAGAGCTAGAGTATCGACTACGTGACACACTTGACGAGTTGCAGAGTGAGCGCACtcggcggctgcgcctcgAGCACCTCATGAAGCgacgcgaagaggaggaggtggcgcaagCGGCACCCCAAGAAGACGATAACCGTCTGCGAGACCTGCAGCATACATACGAGATGCAACTTCGTGAGCTGAAGGCTGAGATGACCGATTTCCGAGCAGAGGTCTTGCAGCACCTGCCAAAGGCGTCCGTGCCGCCAAACCTCGGTGGTGCCTCCACTAACGCCACCACGCCGGTAGGCCGTCAAGGCCGTGATGACCCTGCGGGTGTCAACCTGCAGCGATTGACACCGCCGTGCGTGTCTCCCATCCCGGATGCTTCTTCGACGAACTTCTTGCATGCTCGCGACGACGTCTCTGTGCAGAGTCATGAGGGCACTAGTACGGCTGCGGCActcttgcagcagcgccgccagcggaGCGTACAGTCCTTTGAAGAGTTTATGCAGGAGGAGCCGCAGTATAAACTACACCGCGCCCCTTATTTGCGCCGTCGTCCACGTCCCCCTGCTGCGTAG
- a CDS encoding Dynein light chain 1, cytoplasmic, putative (TriTrypDB/GeneDB-style sysID: LpmP.25.0270), whose protein sequence is MSERKTDIKLADISPEMQADAVEISTKAIKEHHLEKDMAAHIKREFDKRYFPTWHCIVGRHFGADVEHEAKNFIYLHVGQLSVLLWKTV, encoded by the coding sequence ATGAGCGAGCGGAAGACGGACATCAAGTTGGCGGACATTAGTCCGGAGATGCAGGCTGATGCCGTAGAAATCTCCACCAAAGCCATCAAGGAGCATCACCTAGAGAAGGACATGGCTGCGCACATCAAGCGCGAGTTTGACAAGCGCTACTTCCCCACATGGCACTGTATAGTGGGCCGTCACTTCGGTGCCGATGTCGAGCACGAGGCCAAGAATTTCATCTATCTCCACGTTGGACAGCTTTCCGTGTTGTTGTGGAAGACAGTGTAG
- a CDS encoding hypothetical protein (TriTrypDB/GeneDB-style sysID: LpmP.25.0280) — translation MVLSQRGLPVSSDSAGAAGRFKRQRVREAEARRQEQRVEDVLTHTTHIVDAIATINGKYVLTLNDERARLVHQVTELQTQLTKHQRQHAEDTTHLVLSEFARLRGVVSSGVKDRLLQSLREEANKGHADVFDAISAHVDDALQGSLAVADTELSAERQLNHTLVQQLQNYTQTLLREVKGATSRAFQAEVEVMQRDVLVAKLQAACVFAQNRQVRHEQEVDALMRVVAQLAEKSRYAESARADVRRAKHHVRLLEQHLGLNEIVAAVQAEMARAPSDASAEVRQSIGPPLAPDPSLRSSAPHYFAMKMLEHKEVTLTELVDSWQQQESRIMEAEQRYARLEGVVSRVQHDALVVHQRYLEEKQRREIADRRITDMVRERLHPQKDLAISQEVQRLRWAYTEVVDDAAQLAVNLKVCRDELQRSQEDAARLSAQVRQLQRDAETDQVALTIRELRNEYAARVRDLEEESTRAEMQLSLAQRVSKQYGAAATEATAALQRAAQANRELSSAALLVISGDRSTLATSSSAWREEVELVEAQAERLLSATAAAKEFAAAHGELYDTQMEALMRQWTLVREAEMQVRVPSTADSQLGEGRLPTVGHNSTDDYTESRTLVSSSIAAEESMDKANAVLSASQFALREALMLLNASLQSTDVERSHLVDASLSDAQYVTELIAEVRRVTAERDRLRAQVNVCQELLEKNHVTVVERALMHDVPVEDSLNVAEATERIEVLKNQLAAAKQVCERALNEVKQVTAEKGDVELRLTELAREHEVLQRHTSRLTDRLHGSLARESELREKNMALQTQLTDLVQLPGVTTVEAEASSIAPHTTSARLTDLFSSLQESLGSLSVEVGALRRERADGASRETDVGSGDNNGPDADGVEDALLVDSLSRSGMMSIVRVLKETLHKVGLLKVSLRSVAGAQAAGLCAAAKECGNADGGSGAALTANVVPPPSPETQQRALEYRYSLLEAKLMSMVAERLEMQGRLQKAEKTTADMEAANQRLLTISKSVIEKQNTLKTENEQLQAQLRQLTTAANAASTPLPELLAAPGLTTAPVSAQMPTPHEGAVTPIPYAHAVGISVPSEHVEWSATVAPAYSTSATQPRAPTRIDDPPVANASLPHSGVPVPQEQIEEGTGRAPEGVAANVAVTSSSEPINENVVPQTEASLMAVEDLAEAVSGPEE, via the coding sequence ATGGTGCTTTCTCAAAGGGGCCTCCCGGTGAGCAGTGACTCTGCAGGTGCGGCAGGTCGTTtcaagcggcagcgcgtgcgtgaAGCGGAGGCGAGGCGTCAGGAGCAGCGCGTTGAGGATGTGCTGACCCACACTACTCACATCGtcgacgccatcgccacgATCAATGGAAAATACGTGCTCACTCTCAACGATGAGCGGGCACGGCTAGTGCACCAggtgacggagctgcagacACAATTGACgaagcaccagcggcagcatgcTGAGGACACCACCCATCTGGTCTTGAGTGAGTTCGCGCGTCTTCGCGGGGTGGTGAGCAGCGGCGTAAAGGATCGGCTCCTTCAGTCGCTGCGGGAAGAAGCAAATAAGGGCCACGCTGACGTCTTCGACGCCATCTCGGCGCACGTGGATGATGCCCTTCAGGGGTCCCTTGCCGTGGCCGACACCGAGCTGTCGGCCGAGCGACAGCTGAATCACACTCTGGTGCAGCAACTACAGAACTACACGCAAACCCTTCTTAGGGAAGTGAAAGGCGCCACGTCACGCGCCTTTCAGGCTGAAGTGGAGGTGATGCAGCGTGATGTGCTCgtggcgaagctgcaggCAGCCTGCGTTTTCGCCCAGAACCGACAGGTTCGCCATGAGCAGGAGGTGGATGCGCTCAtgcgggtggtggcgcaACTCGCTGAAAAGAGTCGCTATGCCGAGTCGGCGCGGGCAGATGTGCGCCGAGCGAAGCACCACGTACGACTACTCGAGCAGCACCTTGGACTGAACGAGATAGTGGCTGCCGTCCAAGCCGAGATGGCGCGTGCGCCTTCTGACGCATCTGCGGAGGTCCGTCAGAGCATCGGCCCACCTCTAGCCCCCGATCCGTCGCTGCGGTCTAGTGCGCCACACTACTTTGCTATGAAGATGCTGGAGCACAAGGAGGTGACGCTGACGGAGCTTGTCGACTCATGGCAACAGCAGGAGTCACGAATCATGGAGGCAGAGCAACGCTACGCACGTCTCGAAGGCGTTGTGAGCCGTGTGCAGCATGATGCCCTCGTCGTACATCAGCGCTAtctggaggagaagcagcgccgcgagaTTGCTGACAGACGAATTACAGACATGGTGCGGGAGCGTCTTCACCCGCAGAAGGATCTTGCCATCTcacaggaggtgcagcggctgcggtgggcATACACCGAGGTGGTGGACGACGCTGCTCAGCTAGCCGTGAACCTAAAGGTGTGCCGGGATGAGCTTCAGCGCTCACAGGAGGACGCGGCTCGTTTGTCTGCCCaagtgcggcagctgcagcgcgatgcCGAGACGGACCAGGTGGCGCTAACCATCCGAGAACTCCGCAACGAGTacgctgcgcgcgtgcgtgacctcgaggaggagtcgACACGAGCCGAGATGCAGCTGAGCCTCGCCCAGCGTGTGTCAAAGCAgtacggcgccgctgccacggaGGCTACGGCAGCACTACAGCGGGCCGCGCAAGCCAACCGGGAGCTGAgctctgcagcgctgctggtgatCTCTGGTGACCGTAGCACCCTTGCGACCTCGAGCTCCgcgtggagggaggaggtggagctggtAGAGGCGCAAGCGGAGAGGCTGCTGtccgcgacagcggcagcgaaggagtTTGCAGCTGCTCACGGCGAGTTGTACGACACGCAGATGGAGGCGCTTATGCGCCAGTGGACCCTcgtgagggaggcggagatgcAGGTGAGGGTGCCCTCCACTGCTGACAGCCAACTAGGCGAGGGGAGGCTGCCGACAGTCGGTCACAACTCGACCGACGACTACACCGAGTCGCGCACACTTGTCTCCTCATCCATTGCAGCTGAGGAATCGATGGACAAGGCGAACGCAGTACTAAGCGCCTCCCAGTTTGCGCTGCGTGAGGCACTTATGCTTCTGAACGCGTCCCTGCAGAGCACGGACGTGGAGAGGTCCCACCTTGTGGATGCGTCTTTGTCGGATGCCCAGTATGTGACTGAGTTGATTGCAGAGGTACGTCGTGTCACGGCAGAGCGGGATAGGCTGCGTGCACAGGTGAACGTGTGCCAGGAGTTGTTGGAGAAGAACCACGTGACAGTGGTGGAGCGGGCGCTGATGCACGACGTTCCCGTAGAGGACTCTCTCAACGTCGCCGAGGCAACGGAGCGCATTGAGGTGCTAAAGAATcagctggcagcggcaaagCAGGTGTGCGAGCGTGCTTTGAACGAAGTGAAGCAGGTCACGGCTGAGAAGGGCGACGTGGAACTGCGCCTCACAGAGCTGGCACGCGAacacgaggtgctgcagaggcacacgAGCCGTCTTACAGATAGGCTGCACGGGAGCCTAGCGAGAGAATCCGAGctgagggagaagaacaTGGCGCTGCAGACCCAGCTCACCGATCTTGTCCAGCTGCCAGGCGTAACCACagtggaggcagaggcgtcGTCGATAGCACCGCACACCACTTCGGCCCGCCTCACGGATCTTTTCTCGTCTCTTCAGGAGTCGTTGGGCAGTCTCAGCGTGGAGGTCGGCGCCCTGCGCCGCGAGCGAGCCGACGGAGCTTCGAGAGAGACGGACgtgggcagcggcgacaaCAACGGCCCTGACGCTGACGGCGTCGAAGATGCACTGCTAGTTGACTCTCTTAGTCGCTCTGGAATGATGAGCatcgtgcgtgtgttgaAGGAGACGTTGCACAAGGTCGGCTTACTGAAGGTGTCGCTGAGGAGCGTCGCTGGTGCCCAGGCTGCTGGactgtgtgctgctgctaagGAGTGCGGCAACGCTgacggaggcagcggcgctgcgttgACTGCAAATGTTgtgccgcctccatcgcctgagacgcagcagcgagcactCGAGTACCGCTACTCTCTGCTAGAAGCCAAGCTCATGAGCATggtggcggagcggctggagATGCAGGGGCGCTTGcagaaggcagagaaaaCCACAGCAGACATGGAGGCGGCAAATCAGCGCCTTCTCACCATCTCGAAGAGCGTGATCGAGAAGCAGAATACGCTCAAGACAGAAAACGAGCAGTTGCAGGCACAGCTGCGACAACTAACTACTGCCGCCAACGCCGCATCGACACCGCTGCCAGAGCTTCTAGCAGCGCCGGGACTTACCACAGCACCCGTGAGTGCTCAGATGCCGACGCCGCATGAGGGTGCGGTGACCCCTATCCCATACGCACATGCGGTTGGGATCTCAGTCCCATCGGAGCATGTCGAGTGgagcgccaccgtcgctcCGGCGTATTCGACATCGGCAACGCAGCCGCGAGCACCCACTCGGATCGACGACCCCCCTGTGGCGAATGCATCGCTGCCCCACTCTGGCGTGCCGGTCCCGCAAGAGCAGATCGAGGAGGGTACTGGGAGGGCGCCAGAAGGTGTGGCTGCCAACGTGGCGGTCACGTCCTCATCGGAGCCAATAAACGAGAATGTCGTCCCGCAGACGGAGGCATCGCTGATGGCGGTGGAAGATCTAGCGGAGGCGGTGTCCGGGCCTGAGGAGTGA